DNA sequence from the Lycium barbarum isolate Lr01 chromosome 5, ASM1917538v2, whole genome shotgun sequence genome:
GCCTGGCACATTCTCTTATTGATTCTTGATTGGTGAATTATTGATTTGTTGTTATTTGTAATGTATTGATTTTGGAGGCTTGATGGACTCAAGGTTTAGAGATTTCCacctaggcttataacctgagatattGAAATCCCTTGTAACTATCGTTACTACAAGACTTCCATATTTGCTAGAGTTGTGCTATGTTTGATTATTTATCTGCTTATATGTTAGTTGCTTCTTATTTATATGCAtgaactaaccattgtcggcttatgatacctacgagccttgtgttgtgctcatactactcttgctacactccttgtggATTGTAGAGTTGTTTTCAGGTGATGTTCGGAGTCTCGAGACTGTTTCAAGTCATTCGTCAAAGGCTCCTGGGTGAGCTATTTGAGATCTTGCAACCCAGAGTCCCTTCTTAGATTTCTGTTGTTCTCTATCCTTACACAGAAGTTGTatccagtttgagtctgttatttacttcaaattgtaaacttcttagaagctATTGTACGAGTCTAGACTAGGTTTTGggaatttcttataataaaagtatTTGTTCCGCATTGGTTTTAATATTTAAACTGTTGGAGTGTGTTTACATATTGTTATTCTGCATATTGTATCAATTGAGGTAGTTAggggaagggttcgcctaccagggggaggttagtgtgggtgcccgcacgatcagtaatttgggtcgtgacattcttcTTCTTGCGTACGAACCCGGTTGAGCTTGAACCAGCGGATTTTCCGGTCATCTTATGATTCGGCCAGTCTTGAGAtcatcttctatggcctcgccCATTTTGAAAAGTTCAGATAAAGTTCTTCTTACCATTGAAAGCATTCTATCATAGAATTTATTTCTTGTGAACGGATGAAAATCGACACAAGTTCTTCTTCGCCCATAGAGGGTTGTACTCGGGAAGCCTCTGTCCTCCACCTGCTCGCATACTCGCGGAAGTTTTCGGTGGACTTTTGTTTTACTTTCTCCATGTAGTATCTATCTAGTACTGTCTCCATGTTAAAGAGAAACCTTTCTATGAAAGCCAcagccatgtcttcccatgtgatccAACGGCGTATGTCTTGCGCCGTGAACCATTCTGAGGCTTCTCCGGTCAAACTTCGACTGAACAGCCTCATAATGAGTGCTTGGTTATCTCGGACGccgaccaattggtcacagtaggccCATAGATGCGCTTTAGAATTGCCCGTTCTATTGAACAACTCGAAATGGGGTACTTTGAAGCCCTCAGGTAAATCCAAGTTGGCGTGCATACACAAGTCATCATAGCTCAGGCCTGTGCCGGTGAGGGTAGTCCTCATGGATCATTCTAACATTGCGGTCATCTTTCACTCAAGCCTTTCTTCCTATTTTTCCTGCTCAGCCATCCAcgtttccatctcctcataatggTCAATTTCATGATCTAGTGAAAAGGTGCCTGATGTGACAGGTGTGTGGAAAGAAACAGCAGGGCGAGTTCGGGAAATAGGGGTGCTTTTGTCGGTTGGTAGTGGGATAACGTTTGGCTATATAGTGATGCCGGGATGGGTACTTTGTGGTGTTGGGTAAGAAAGGATAGAGTGAGCGGTTTTGGGAATTTGGTTAGTGTTCAGTGGTGGTAGGGTGTGGTTTGAGGCACCAATATGCCCGTCAATTGGGGTAAATGGTATGGTGGTCATAATGGACCGGGTGGGGAAGTGATTGGGTAACGGTGAATTCAGAGATGGGCGAAGATGGACGAttttttcaaatatcattttcaTGACATCTTCAGTAGGCGACGACTCAGGCAGCTCGCGCAGAGGTGATTCCCTGAGAGCAATAACAGTACGGGTAGTTTCATTCTCAGAAGTACCGGTCATATTTTCTTTGTCTCTATCTTATTGGGATAAGGATGGCTATTGCAGCTctggatcttgtgaagtatgctagtgtgaacacgaatcaacctttttttctataagaaaagaataactcaaaggcaaacaaAGTTAGTCCGTCAGTCAATGGAAAGAAAAATTAAGATATCACATAGATGGAAGTTTAAAACATttagcacataaataatcatatgtcTGATTTAAATGCCcaattgatctcttgtaccgAATTTTGAGTACTTGTGCTTTTGTCAAGTGAGGGGaatataatatttttaatatATAGGAACCatgtcttacgtagactgcctacgtatccctccacgGGAAGTCAggaccttccgtagttcggtttacataaAATAAGACTTCCTATTTTAAAACCTACCTATGACCAGGCCCTACAAGGACTTCCAaaaaaatgggatcccctaaaaACTACCCAAAAGGTGACCTTTCTTTTGTGGTCAACAGGTTGTTTGTCCGTTCAATCTTTTCTGGCCTTAAAGGCCCCAAATCCTAGTACTGAGATCGGAGCACCAACCAAATGACGCCCTCGTGGACCAAATTCTCCAATTCAAACTTGAACGCATCGCACTCTTTTATGTCGTGCCCCAAGGCTCCCAAATGGTACAGACACATTTTCCGGCTGCTAACTCCTTCAGTTTGAGCCGTTCTAGTTCTGATGGGGCTAATCTTCACAATGCTGACCAACTTCTGGAAGATGCTGGCGTAAGAGTCCCTAAATACTGTAAAGTCATAATACCAAATGCTAGTGATCAGAGTAATCCCTTCAGTGGGGATAATATTTTCATGGACCAAAAGTGAATGCGGTCCCCACatcttggtgatgcttttctCATCTATCAGATTGATGAGTCTCTTCTTGAAAGCTAAACGTTCATTGATGGTTTGCCCTGCCTGATCTTGGTGATAAGGGAACCTCTTGTGTGTGAAGACCGGAGAACATGGTGACAACCTATCGAAGCAAATACTGACTATTTCTTTACTTCGAAAATTGATCATCATTTCCTCGCTCATAATGTACTTAGGCAAGACGCGGTAGGGACAATCCAATGCCTTGATCGCAATAGCCCACCATTCGGGCGAAGCTAGTCGTACATACCCTATTCGCCCCACGATCTCTTCCCTAGGACTTGATAGCGCAGAAGAAGTCCCTTCTCTTTTTGGGCTTGAAGGTGCAGCAGAGGTTTCTTCCCTCTTTGGGCTTGATAGTGCAGCGGAGGCAGCCCCCTTTAACGGCCACGTGGGCGCATGCGGCTCCAactctatttcttcttcctcagacTCCTCCATTATCCGAATGTATTCGGGAAAAATCCCTTTTCGCTTGTCCAGGACGTTCTCTCCTTGAGCTTCAATAGGTTTCACGGGCGAACTCTCTGCCGAATCCATTAACTCATCCACCTCTTTGATCTTGTCTTTGACCGCTCGGATCTGCTTTTCGAGATCTTGAATCTTTCGGCAAAGCGAGACCTCATTCTTTCTCATGATCTCGAGCTCGGTGAATTTTTGTTGTTCATCTTCAAGTTCTGAGAAATTTGTTAGGCTTAGTACGGGTAattttgttcattgtttttctttgggtgagTTGGCGGCATTCCAGATCAATTAAGAATTTAAGCGAAACATAAGAAAGCAAATAAGTCACACAAAGTAGTTTATAAGATTATACTATGCGCTCTCCTAAGCatactaatcgtttgaaacataaatgtgccatttgaaccAAACCATTGCctcataatca
Encoded proteins:
- the LOC132639413 gene encoding uncharacterized protein LOC132639413, whose amino-acid sequence is MRTTLTGTGLSYDDLCMHANLDLPEGFKVPHFELFNRTGNSKAHLWAYCDQLVGVRDNQALIMRLFSRSLTGEASEWFTAQDIRRWITWEDMAVAFIERFLFNMETVLDRYYMEKVKQKSTENFREYASRWRTEASRVQPSMGEEELVSIFIRSQEINSMIECFQCIEDCINLKFKMQDLIDQKEIVLQTAPPNMQTNPLSNYGNSVIHMIERKEDWVAGRPIIRDSVKELERTVASLSLQECPRFKVLIPAPVTAHIA